The following proteins are co-located in the Blastopirellula sediminis genome:
- a CDS encoding sulfite exporter TauE/SafE family protein, giving the protein MMLSPEMQEFLRYAPIGFLVGAYGTLVGAGGGSVLVPILLMMMPDESPAKITAISLAVVFFNAYSGTIAYMRMGRIDYRAGTIFTVAGIPGAILGTMLVRTMPRQLFDPIFGTLLVLIGGWLFANPLGSTNVDEDTDNPIAGTRMLIGSLGSAYIGVVSSLLGIGGGIIHVPFLIRALHMPPHFATATSHFVLTFIALTATITHVCEGEFQGELSTTMYLAVGVMMGAPLGAAISTKLKGSLIVKMLALALCFVGVRLLIRMF; this is encoded by the coding sequence ATGATGCTCTCGCCCGAAATGCAGGAATTTCTCCGCTACGCCCCGATCGGATTTCTGGTCGGCGCTTACGGAACGTTGGTGGGAGCCGGGGGGGGATCAGTCCTGGTTCCGATCCTGCTGATGATGATGCCGGACGAGTCTCCGGCCAAGATTACCGCGATCTCGTTAGCGGTCGTCTTCTTTAACGCCTATTCCGGCACGATCGCCTACATGCGAATGGGGCGAATCGACTATCGTGCTGGGACCATCTTCACCGTCGCAGGCATTCCCGGAGCGATCCTCGGAACAATGCTGGTCCGCACGATGCCGCGTCAATTATTCGATCCGATCTTTGGAACGCTGTTGGTTTTGATCGGCGGCTGGCTCTTTGCGAATCCGCTCGGTTCGACCAACGTCGACGAAGATACCGACAATCCGATTGCCGGAACGCGGATGCTGATCGGTTCACTCGGCAGCGCCTATATCGGCGTCGTATCGAGCTTGCTCGGGATCGGCGGCGGGATCATCCACGTGCCGTTTCTGATTCGTGCGCTGCATATGCCGCCCCATTTCGCAACCGCTACTTCTCACTTCGTGCTGACGTTCATCGCGCTCACGGCGACGATCACGCACGTTTGCGAGGGAGAGTTTCAGGGCGAACTTTCAACCACCATGTATCTGGCGGTCGGCGTAATGATGGGAGCGCCGCTTGGCGCCGCGATTTCGACCAAGCTAAAGGGCTCGCTCATCGTGAAGATGCTGGCGCTGGCCCTCTGCTTTGTCGGCGTCCGCTTGCTTATCCGAATGTTCTAA
- a CDS encoding DEAD/DEAH box helicase — translation MSISSFRELQLSDAIQDALAAENYHTPTPIQGQAIPHLLDGSDLIGCAQTGTGKTAAFALPILNALEQGRRRADPCAPRVLVLSPTRELATQIAESFRTYGRNIKFRSTTIFGGVGQNPQVRALKRGVHVAIATPGRLIDLMDQGYVDLSQATTFVLDEADRMLDMGFLPALKTIIAELPKERQTVFFTATMPPKVAQLAEGLLRDPVRIEVAPESTTAERVEQRVMYVSHGDKKALLEHSLQGEGVGRTLVFTKTKHGADRLAKDLNASGIRSDAIHGNKTQNKRNRALESFRSGRTQVLVATDVAARGIDVDGVTHVVNYDLPIDPESYVHRIGRTGRAGREGIALSFCDLGEIGALRAIERLIRMSIVVDADHPFHVEPRSRGPRSGGGGNGPRRNYGKPYGRPGGKRSHSGNAAGKHGGGRSGGGFAPEGAESGGERPKSYGQGPRGGAKRPGGKRPFGGKPKRKTGGDR, via the coding sequence TTGAGTATTTCTAGTTTCCGTGAATTGCAGCTGAGCGACGCGATCCAAGATGCGCTGGCCGCCGAGAACTATCACACGCCGACCCCGATTCAGGGTCAGGCGATTCCGCACCTGCTGGATGGGAGCGACCTGATCGGTTGCGCTCAAACCGGCACCGGTAAGACCGCCGCCTTTGCGCTGCCGATTTTGAACGCGCTGGAACAAGGACGCCGTCGCGCCGATCCGTGCGCTCCTCGCGTGTTGGTCTTGTCTCCAACCCGCGAACTGGCGACGCAGATCGCCGAAAGCTTCCGCACCTACGGCCGCAACATCAAGTTCCGTTCGACCACTATCTTCGGCGGCGTCGGTCAGAACCCGCAGGTCCGCGCTTTGAAACGCGGTGTGCATGTCGCGATCGCGACTCCGGGTCGTTTGATCGACCTGATGGATCAGGGCTACGTTGATCTGAGCCAAGCCACGACCTTCGTGCTGGACGAAGCGGATCGCATGCTCGACATGGGATTCCTGCCGGCGTTGAAGACGATCATCGCCGAACTGCCGAAAGAACGTCAGACCGTTTTCTTCACCGCCACGATGCCGCCGAAGGTGGCTCAGTTGGCGGAAGGTTTGCTGCGTGATCCGGTTCGCATCGAAGTCGCTCCGGAATCGACGACCGCGGAACGGGTCGAGCAACGCGTGATGTACGTCAGCCATGGCGACAAGAAGGCGCTGCTCGAGCACTCGCTGCAAGGGGAAGGGGTTGGCCGGACGCTGGTCTTCACCAAGACCAAGCATGGCGCCGATCGCTTGGCCAAAGATTTGAACGCCTCCGGAATTCGCAGCGATGCGATTCACGGCAACAAGACGCAAAACAAGCGTAATCGGGCGCTTGAAAGCTTCCGCAGCGGTCGCACGCAAGTGTTGGTCGCGACCGACGTCGCCGCTCGCGGCATCGACGTCGACGGCGTGACGCACGTTGTGAACTACGATCTGCCGATTGATCCGGAAAGCTACGTCCACCGCATCGGGCGAACCGGTCGCGCCGGTCGCGAAGGTATCGCGCTGTCGTTCTGCGATCTGGGCGAAATCGGTGCGCTGCGAGCGATCGAGCGACTGATTCGGATGTCGATCGTCGTCGACGCCGATCACCCGTTCCACGTCGAACCCCGTTCGCGCGGTCCGCGCAGCGGTGGTGGCGGAAATGGCCCGCGTCGTAACTATGGCAAGCCGTACGGTCGACCCGGCGGCAAACGCAGCCACAGCGGCAACGCAGCCGGTAAACATGGCGGCGGCCGTAGCGGCGGTGGATTTGCTCCGGAAGGAGCCGAATCGGGCGGCGAACGTCCGAAGTCGTACGGCCAAGGCCCCCGCGGCGGAGCGAAACGCCCCGGCGGAAAACGCCCGTTTGGCGGCAAGCCGAAACGGAAGACCGGCGGCGACCGCTAA
- a CDS encoding glycerophosphodiester phosphodiesterase, with translation MIRTAATTGLVWLGIFGAVLAQEKASWNVRDHQPIEEFVVQAHRGAGELSEENTLEAFELGWSLNCIPEADVRTTKDGVIVAFHDANFARVVKDVTPELAKQGVKDLTLDQLRKLDVGSWKGTSFEGRQTPTLAEVFALMRKDPSRRLYLDWKDADLPQLAALVKKEQVESQVIFASTLYPKLREWKKLSPQSQTLLWMRGDDAGLEKRFEELRATDFADVTQLQIHVHLTKPADQIERIDANPFEESDAFLIARGDELRKHGILFQTLPYGGASEAIYLKLLDLGFMSFATDHPHVTWSAVKAFYAE, from the coding sequence ATGATTCGGACTGCGGCGACGACGGGACTGGTCTGGTTGGGTATTTTCGGCGCAGTTTTGGCGCAGGAGAAGGCGTCGTGGAACGTTCGCGATCACCAGCCGATCGAAGAGTTCGTCGTGCAGGCGCATCGCGGCGCTGGCGAACTGTCGGAAGAGAATACGCTCGAAGCGTTTGAGCTGGGCTGGAGTCTGAACTGCATTCCGGAAGCGGATGTGCGAACCACGAAGGATGGCGTGATCGTCGCGTTTCATGACGCGAACTTCGCCCGAGTCGTCAAAGACGTGACGCCGGAGTTGGCGAAGCAGGGGGTAAAAGATCTGACTCTAGACCAGCTGCGAAAGCTGGACGTCGGGTCTTGGAAGGGGACCAGTTTCGAGGGGCGTCAGACGCCAACCTTGGCCGAGGTTTTCGCCCTGATGCGAAAAGACCCGTCGCGGCGACTCTATCTGGATTGGAAAGACGCTGACCTACCGCAACTGGCGGCGCTCGTGAAGAAAGAACAAGTCGAAAGCCAGGTGATCTTCGCGTCGACTCTCTATCCGAAACTGAGGGAATGGAAGAAGCTTTCGCCGCAGTCGCAAACGCTCTTGTGGATGCGCGGCGACGACGCCGGTTTGGAAAAACGGTTTGAAGAGCTTCGTGCGACCGATTTCGCTGACGTCACGCAGTTGCAGATCCATGTTCACCTGACCAAGCCTGCCGACCAGATCGAGCGAATCGACGCCAATCCGTTTGAAGAGTCGGACGCATTCCTAATCGCGCGTGGTGACGAACTTCGGAAGCATGGCATCTTGTTTCAAACGCTTCCCTACGGCGGCGCGAGCGAAGCGATCTACCTGAAGTTGCTCGATCTCGGCTTCATGTCGTTCGCGACCGATCATCCGCACGTCACGTGGAGCGCGGTGAAAGCCTTCTACGCCGAGTAA
- a CDS encoding DUF2239 family protein, which produces MQATARTLCTAFEGFRKIGSGELAAVAPAVWHALQAEDHPEVLVYDDATGHLVDFDFYGSLEDVLERLEMAARWASEDAKPKTPRGRGRPKLGVVAREVTLLPRHWAWLDTQPGGASAALRRLVEEAKRISGPADRVRQSQEAAYRFMSDMAGDLVGFEEASRALFAADIARFDEMSATWPSDVRDYIKRLGADAFAPPPPM; this is translated from the coding sequence ATGCAAGCGACGGCACGAACGCTCTGTACCGCGTTTGAAGGGTTTCGGAAAATCGGATCGGGCGAACTCGCTGCGGTCGCTCCTGCAGTCTGGCATGCGCTGCAGGCGGAAGACCATCCCGAGGTCCTGGTCTACGACGACGCGACAGGGCATCTAGTCGATTTCGACTTTTACGGCAGCCTTGAGGACGTGCTGGAGCGGCTCGAAATGGCGGCTCGCTGGGCCAGCGAAGATGCGAAGCCGAAAACGCCGCGCGGCCGAGGTCGCCCCAAACTGGGCGTCGTGGCGCGAGAAGTGACTCTCTTACCGCGACACTGGGCTTGGCTCGATACGCAGCCCGGCGGCGCATCGGCAGCGCTGCGACGATTGGTCGAGGAGGCGAAACGCATCAGCGGCCCTGCCGATCGAGTTCGCCAATCGCAGGAAGCCGCTTATCGATTCATGTCCGACATGGCAGGCGACCTGGTCGGATTTGAAGAGGCGTCGCGGGCCCTCTTCGCCGCCGACATCGCCCGATTCGACGAAATGTCGGCGACCTGGCCGAGCGACGTTCGCGACTACATCAAACGTCTGGGCGCCGACGCGTTTGCTCCGCCTCCGCCGATGTAG
- a CDS encoding alpha/beta hydrolase, translating into MMGKVMNAASLVVASILSTTVLAQPPRQVPAGTEMKKDLTYAKIGDRELKLDLYLPEKADKSLPLVIWIHGGGWMAGTKDGCPARRLTSEGYAVASVEYRLSGEAVFPAQIEDCKAAVRWLRANAEKYGINPNRFGVWGSSAGGHLVAMLGTTSDTENFDVGEHLDVSSRVQAVCDYYGPTDLLKMDEGKPANARRRHDAPDSPESKLIGGPILENKEKAAKANPINYISAKTPPFLIVHGDVDPTVAHSQSVLLYDALKKANLPVHFHTIEGAGHGKGFGGADVTEMVDKFFASTLKSDEPVKNEQITSTSKASEPRGAAGSPMGPGRQLSYEQVMARADRNKDGKVTKEEFDGPPRLFPVLDRNNDGEIGQEDFR; encoded by the coding sequence ATGATGGGCAAAGTGATGAACGCGGCATCGCTGGTAGTTGCGTCGATTCTTTCGACGACGGTTCTGGCGCAGCCGCCGAGACAAGTCCCTGCTGGAACCGAGATGAAAAAGGACCTGACCTACGCCAAGATCGGGGATCGAGAGCTGAAGCTCGATCTCTATCTGCCGGAGAAGGCGGACAAGTCGCTGCCGTTGGTGATCTGGATTCATGGCGGCGGTTGGATGGCCGGAACCAAAGATGGTTGTCCCGCGCGTCGTCTGACTTCGGAAGGATACGCCGTCGCGAGCGTCGAATATCGCTTGAGCGGCGAAGCGGTCTTCCCGGCCCAGATCGAAGACTGCAAAGCGGCGGTCCGCTGGCTGCGCGCCAATGCGGAGAAGTATGGGATCAATCCGAATCGCTTTGGCGTCTGGGGAAGTTCGGCCGGTGGGCACCTGGTCGCGATGTTGGGGACGACCAGCGATACCGAGAACTTTGACGTCGGAGAGCATCTCGACGTTTCGAGCCGCGTCCAGGCGGTCTGCGATTACTACGGACCGACCGACCTGTTGAAGATGGACGAAGGGAAACCGGCGAATGCGCGTCGTCGTCATGACGCTCCTGATTCGCCTGAGTCGAAGTTGATCGGTGGGCCGATTCTCGAAAACAAAGAGAAGGCGGCGAAGGCGAATCCGATCAACTACATCAGTGCAAAAACGCCGCCGTTTCTGATCGTGCATGGGGACGTCGACCCGACGGTCGCGCATAGCCAAAGCGTGCTACTGTACGATGCGCTCAAGAAGGCGAACCTGCCGGTCCACTTTCATACGATCGAAGGCGCCGGGCATGGCAAAGGTTTTGGGGGTGCGGATGTGACCGAGATGGTCGACAAGTTTTTCGCCAGCACGCTGAAGAGCGACGAGCCGGTGAAGAACGAACAAATCACTTCGACCAGCAAAGCGAGCGAGCCGCGCGGGGCCGCCGGTTCGCCGATGGGACCTGGGCGACAGTTGAGCTACGAGCAGGTGATGGCTCGCGCCGATCGCAACAAGGACGGCAAAGTCACCAAAGAGGAATTTGATGGTCCTCCCCGCCTGTTTCCGGTCTTGGACCGTAACAATGACGGTGAAATTGGGCAGGAAGATTTTCGCTAA
- a CDS encoding protocatechuate 3,4-dioxygenase, which translates to MNQSNSFSRRRWMAGAFGIACFTTRGLFADYLFPSPSMTEGPFYPDKMPLDQDNDLIIIGDSLTPAVGEITHLTGRVLSTSGEPIRNATVEIWQCDANAVYLHTADSRTKQSQQDKNFQGFGRFETASTGEYRFRTIKPVPYPGRPAGHIHAKVKVGGREVLTTQIFVRGAEGNARDGIYRSAGDVIDRELVTADFTPVPGSKIGELAASFDFVIGRTPDDRNFPSTRRAPR; encoded by the coding sequence ATGAATCAATCGAATTCGTTCTCGCGCCGTCGCTGGATGGCCGGAGCTTTCGGCATCGCTTGTTTTACGACCCGCGGGCTGTTCGCCGATTATCTGTTTCCTTCTCCGTCGATGACGGAAGGGCCGTTCTATCCGGACAAGATGCCGCTTGATCAAGACAACGACCTGATCATCATCGGCGACAGTCTGACGCCTGCAGTGGGCGAGATCACGCATCTGACGGGACGCGTGTTGTCGACCAGCGGTGAGCCGATTCGCAATGCGACGGTCGAAATCTGGCAGTGCGACGCCAACGCGGTCTATCTGCACACGGCCGACAGCCGCACGAAACAGAGCCAACAGGATAAGAACTTCCAGGGCTTTGGTCGCTTTGAAACGGCCTCGACCGGCGAGTATCGTTTCCGCACGATCAAGCCGGTTCCTTATCCGGGCCGTCCGGCTGGACATATTCACGCGAAGGTGAAAGTCGGCGGACGCGAAGTATTGACGACGCAGATCTTCGTTCGCGGCGCCGAAGGGAACGCTCGCGACGGCATTTACCGCAGCGCCGGAGACGTGATTGATCGTGAATTGGTTACGGCCGATTTCACGCCGGTTCCCGGATCCAAGATCGGCGAATTGGCGGCCAGCTTTGACTTCGTCATCGGCCGTACCCCGGACGATCGCAACTTCCCCTCGACCCGTCGCGCCCCTCGCTAA
- a CDS encoding VOC family protein: protein MSSTAVNQGSMVVSCLRYHDASAAIDWLCDVFGFKRHAVYHGEGGTIAHAQLTFSGGGMIMLGSIENESEWGKLIKQPEEIGDCETQSVYLVVADADAIYTKAKAAGAKIVIDIKDEEYGGRDFTCRDLEGRLWTIGTYNPWETSDE from the coding sequence ATGTCATCCACCGCCGTTAACCAGGGGTCGATGGTCGTTTCCTGTCTGCGCTACCATGACGCATCCGCCGCAATCGATTGGCTGTGCGACGTCTTTGGGTTTAAACGACACGCCGTCTATCACGGCGAAGGGGGTACGATCGCCCACGCGCAGCTCACCTTTTCCGGCGGCGGCATGATCATGCTCGGCTCGATCGAGAATGAGTCGGAGTGGGGAAAGCTGATCAAACAGCCGGAAGAGATCGGCGACTGCGAAACGCAAAGCGTCTATCTGGTCGTCGCCGACGCCGATGCGATCTACACGAAAGCGAAAGCCGCCGGAGCCAAAATCGTGATCGACATCAAGGATGAAGAGTACGGCGGCCGCGATTTTACCTGTCGCGATCTGGAAGGCCGTCTCTGGACGATCGGCACCTACAATCCATGGGAAACGTCTGACGAATAG
- a CDS encoding NUDIX hydrolase gives MVDRRYEGVRFAVDRVVHDGRQRDIVRHPGAAVILPIVGDDQICLIRNYRVSVEETLIELPAGTLEPNEPPEITAARELTEETGYTAESVELLVKFYPSPGIMDERMFVYVATGLTAGAPEREAGEEIENLVVSLDEAISMIGDGQIKDGKTIAGLLYYERFRRSSQA, from the coding sequence ATGGTCGATCGACGCTATGAAGGAGTTCGCTTCGCGGTGGATCGGGTTGTGCATGATGGCCGCCAGCGCGATATCGTGCGGCATCCGGGCGCGGCGGTGATCTTGCCGATTGTTGGCGACGACCAGATCTGCTTGATTCGCAACTATCGCGTTTCGGTCGAAGAAACGCTGATTGAACTGCCGGCCGGGACCCTTGAGCCGAATGAACCGCCGGAAATTACCGCTGCCCGCGAACTGACCGAAGAGACTGGCTATACCGCGGAATCGGTCGAGCTGCTGGTGAAGTTCTATCCGTCGCCAGGGATCATGGATGAGCGGATGTTCGTCTACGTCGCTACGGGACTAACCGCAGGGGCGCCAGAGCGGGAAGCGGGGGAAGAGATCGAGAACCTCGTCGTTTCACTGGATGAAGCGATCTCGATGATCGGCGACGGCCAAATCAAAGACGGCAAGACGATCGCGGGCCTCCTTTACTACGAGCGATTCCGGCGCAGCTCGCAGGCGTAA
- a CDS encoding DUF1559 domain-containing protein: MSMLLRRDRSRIGFTLVELLVVIAIIGVLIALLLPAVQQAREAARRMSCSNNLKQIGLAMHNHHDTFGHLPNGRKDVYQTWLVDILPQIEQGNLYEKWDLTKNYYNTANQLARETSVEEYFCPSRRDGKGLLSVGDIQDGNTSVVVNGALADYASNGGTTGADYWTDSTFNGVFYRYQGEPSSKGNQKGLNFRDITDGLSNTLMVGEKHVNQTRFGETGAGDGGAYNGDHGNSTRKAGSGYGLARTIKDNSGAIFGSYHPGICQFVFVDGSVHNIPVTINLTTLGYLAARNDGQVVTLD, encoded by the coding sequence ATGTCCATGCTCCTTCGTCGCGACCGATCTCGGATCGGCTTTACCCTGGTTGAGCTGTTGGTGGTCATCGCGATCATCGGCGTCTTGATCGCACTTCTGCTTCCTGCGGTGCAGCAAGCCCGCGAAGCGGCCCGTCGCATGAGCTGCTCGAACAACCTGAAGCAGATCGGTCTGGCGATGCACAATCACCACGACACGTTCGGCCATCTGCCGAATGGTCGCAAAGACGTCTATCAGACTTGGCTGGTCGATATTCTGCCGCAGATCGAACAAGGGAACTTGTACGAAAAATGGGACCTGACGAAGAACTACTACAACACGGCGAACCAACTGGCTCGCGAGACTTCAGTCGAAGAATACTTCTGCCCGTCACGGCGTGACGGCAAAGGCCTATTGAGCGTCGGCGACATCCAAGACGGCAACACCAGCGTCGTCGTTAACGGGGCGCTGGCCGACTACGCCAGCAACGGCGGTACGACGGGAGCTGACTACTGGACTGACTCGACCTTCAACGGCGTCTTCTATCGCTACCAAGGCGAGCCAAGCTCGAAAGGGAATCAGAAAGGGCTGAACTTCCGCGACATCACCGACGGCTTGAGCAATACGCTAATGGTTGGCGAAAAGCATGTGAATCAGACCCGTTTCGGCGAAACCGGAGCCGGCGACGGCGGCGCGTACAACGGCGACCATGGCAACTCGACCCGCAAAGCTGGTTCCGGCTATGGCTTGGCCCGCACGATCAAAGACAACAGCGGCGCGATCTTCGGCAGCTACCATCCCGGCATCTGCCAGTTCGTGTTCGTCGACGGCAGCGTCCACAACATTCCGGTGACGATCAACCTGACCACGCTGGGATATCTGGCCGCTCGCAATGACGGTCAGGTCGTCACGCTCGATTAA
- a CDS encoding DUF1559 domain-containing protein: protein MADSSLRPQARAGFTLVELLVVIAIIGVLIALLLPAVQQAREAARRMSCSNNLKQIGLAMHNHHDTYGTLPCSRKDTYQTWLVDLLPFIEQQNLYEKWDFTKNIYHANNQAARETSVDAFFCPSRRDGTELSKDDVSDDTNYTIKGAVADYACNAGTNSPDYFDSSTFNGVFLLLGRGATKGLGLRDVTDGTSNTFMVGEKHVHLDHFGEKSYGDSVAYNGDHGQSNRYAGPSYSLARTKRDTSGSIFGSYHPGVCQFVFVDGSVRNVNVTTSTTTLGRLAARNDGEVVTLD from the coding sequence ATGGCTGACTCCTCGCTTCGACCGCAGGCGCGCGCCGGCTTTACGCTGGTCGAACTGCTCGTCGTGATCGCCATCATCGGCGTCTTGATCGCGCTGTTGCTGCCAGCTGTGCAACAGGCCCGGGAAGCGGCTCGCCGGATGAGCTGCTCGAACAACCTGAAGCAGATCGGCTTGGCGATGCACAATCACCATGACACCTACGGCACGCTCCCCTGCAGCCGCAAAGATACGTATCAAACGTGGCTGGTCGATCTCCTGCCGTTCATCGAACAGCAGAATCTGTATGAAAAGTGGGACTTCACCAAGAACATCTATCACGCCAACAACCAGGCAGCCCGCGAAACGTCGGTCGACGCCTTTTTTTGCCCTTCGCGACGGGACGGGACCGAATTGAGCAAAGATGACGTGAGCGACGACACGAACTACACGATCAAAGGGGCGGTCGCCGACTACGCTTGCAACGCCGGAACCAACAGTCCCGACTACTTCGACTCGTCGACCTTTAACGGCGTTTTTTTGCTGCTCGGACGAGGAGCAACCAAAGGCCTTGGGTTGCGTGACGTCACCGATGGGACGAGCAACACCTTCATGGTGGGCGAAAAGCACGTCCATCTCGATCACTTTGGCGAGAAGAGCTACGGCGACAGCGTCGCCTATAACGGCGACCATGGTCAGTCAAACCGCTATGCCGGGCCCAGTTATTCGCTCGCTCGCACCAAACGCGACACAAGCGGCAGCATCTTTGGAAGCTACCACCCCGGCGTCTGCCAATTCGTCTTCGTTGACGGCAGCGTTCGCAACGTCAACGTAACGACCAGCACGACCACCCTGGGTCGTCTGGCGGCACGCAATGACGGCGAGGTCGTCACGCTCGATTAG
- a CDS encoding DUF1559 domain-containing protein produces MTHYHFSRRAFTLVELLVVIAIIGVLIALLLPAVQQAREAARRMSCSNNLKQIGLALHNHHDVYGVLPNSRRDGYQNWVVDMLKFLEQGNLSDQWNRSKNYYHATNKLARETPVDALYCPSRRSPMLSEEESLQNAGVEKAVGMVADYAANIGTSSNDYADNANFDGLFRLYGNGGHGAPHGLAFRDVTDGTSNTMLVGEKHVDIARFGQGSAADGGGYNGDNFNSMRFAGPGKTLSRSPHDTSVGIFGSYHPGICQFVFVDGSVRNIPVTINATTLGYLASRNDGEVVNYDF; encoded by the coding sequence TTGACTCATTATCATTTTTCTCGCCGCGCATTTACGCTGGTCGAACTTCTGGTGGTCATCGCGATCATCGGCGTCTTGATCGCACTGCTCCTTCCCGCCGTTCAACAGGCCCGCGAAGCGGCTCGGCGGATGAGTTGCTCGAACAACCTCAAGCAGATTGGGTTGGCGCTACACAATCACCATGACGTCTACGGCGTCTTGCCCAACAGTCGTCGTGATGGATACCAGAATTGGGTCGTCGATATGCTGAAGTTCCTAGAGCAGGGGAACCTGTCCGATCAATGGAACCGAAGCAAGAACTACTATCACGCAACGAACAAATTAGCCCGAGAAACGCCGGTGGATGCGCTCTATTGCCCTTCTCGCCGATCACCGATGTTGAGCGAAGAAGAGTCGCTGCAAAATGCAGGTGTGGAGAAAGCGGTTGGCATGGTTGCGGACTACGCCGCCAACATCGGAACCAGCAGCAATGACTACGCCGATAACGCCAACTTCGACGGCCTGTTTCGGCTTTATGGAAACGGCGGCCACGGCGCACCGCACGGCCTCGCCTTTCGAGACGTCACCGACGGAACGAGCAACACGATGTTGGTTGGCGAAAAACATGTCGACATCGCTCGCTTCGGCCAAGGATCTGCGGCCGACGGCGGGGGTTATAACGGCGATAACTTCAATTCGATGCGATTCGCGGGGCCCGGCAAGACGCTGTCTCGTTCTCCCCACGACACTTCGGTCGGGATCTTTGGAAGCTACCACCCCGGCATCTGTCAGTTCGTCTTTGTCGACGGCAGCGTGCGTAATATTCCGGTGACGATCAACGCGACGACGCTCGGCTATCTCGCTTCTCGAAATGATGGCGAAGTCGTGAACTACGACTTCTGA
- a CDS encoding DUF1207 domain-containing protein, whose translation MISVNSDKKTIRYAACIAVGMTVWLLSGAGSAQAQYQEAYQRDLNTLIPGEDYSGPRPTFGMSNLSQIEMVDAQEGLPFPDHPIEVSEYELTQDPFCGYGDDQYDFQLLPTGHIYKAHLANVQESRLSVKIGDLTGFRGSTILDGNLGGRFGVFRYGNHDPFLPQGVQWDVEGSAKVRLDIPEDVDVRSADFRAGTQLTWSYRDAPNHRTRFGYYHLSSHLGDEFLLKNPSFPRLNYSRDVLILGHSIYLSEKVRVYGQIGWAFYSTISEPWEFDFGFEWAPTRSTGIRGEPFFAIDGHLREEVNFGGSVTVQTGWAWVGDDSGHLLRMGLNYYNGNSSQLSFYQYWEQQVGFGIWYDY comes from the coding sequence ATGATTTCCGTAAACAGCGACAAGAAGACTATCCGATACGCGGCTTGCATCGCCGTAGGGATGACGGTCTGGTTGCTTTCTGGAGCGGGATCGGCTCAGGCCCAATATCAAGAAGCGTACCAGCGCGACCTCAACACATTAATCCCTGGGGAGGATTATTCTGGACCGCGCCCAACGTTTGGGATGTCCAACCTCTCGCAAATTGAAATGGTCGATGCGCAAGAAGGCCTGCCGTTTCCCGATCACCCGATTGAAGTCTCCGAGTACGAGCTGACGCAAGATCCTTTTTGCGGCTACGGCGACGACCAGTACGACTTCCAATTGCTGCCAACTGGACACATCTACAAAGCCCACCTGGCGAACGTCCAGGAATCGCGTCTGTCCGTAAAAATCGGCGACCTTACCGGCTTTCGCGGCAGCACTATCTTGGACGGCAATCTCGGTGGACGCTTCGGTGTCTTTCGCTACGGCAATCACGACCCATTCTTGCCGCAAGGCGTGCAATGGGACGTTGAAGGTTCTGCGAAGGTGCGACTCGACATTCCAGAAGATGTAGACGTACGCAGCGCCGACTTTCGCGCCGGCACCCAACTTACCTGGAGCTATCGAGACGCTCCTAATCACCGGACGCGATTCGGCTACTACCACCTCAGCTCGCACCTAGGGGACGAGTTCCTGCTGAAGAATCCGAGCTTCCCCCGGCTCAACTACTCACGCGACGTACTGATCCTGGGACACTCGATCTACCTGTCCGAAAAGGTCCGTGTTTACGGACAAATCGGCTGGGCGTTTTACTCGACCATCTCGGAGCCGTGGGAATTCGACTTCGGCTTTGAATGGGCGCCGACCCGGTCGACGGGCATTCGCGGCGAACCATTCTTCGCGATCGACGGACACTTGCGAGAAGAGGTCAACTTCGGCGGCAGCGTTACCGTGCAAACCGGCTGGGCGTGGGTCGGCGACGACTCCGGCCATCTACTCCGCATGGGTCTGAATTACTACAACGGCAATAGCAGCCAGCTTTCGTTCTACCAGTACTGGGAACAGCAGGTCGGTTTCGGCATCTGGTACGACTATTAA